A stretch of Shinella zoogloeoides DNA encodes these proteins:
- a CDS encoding IS30 family transposase, whose amino-acid sequence MKRTYSHIDLNERRRIARWRHAGVSIDIITEELGRHRSTIFREVRRNAYIDKEWPDLSGYHCVTAHDTACERRTKLRKLARFSHVRQSVIERIMHGWSPQQIAGRMRLERHPISVSHETIYKFAYSVDGHAIKLWKHLPEHRARRRPRHARRRHGQRFSPDLNILRRPDVVADRRQLGHWECDLIQFRQKFGKANVTSLVERVSRFAVLLRNNDRQSRPIMQRLIGVLQALPHRARRSITFDRGTEFTDWAYLQAGIGSATWFCDPQSPWQKGTVENTNGRARKWLSRDVDPLSITDHDLKEICDRLNTTPRKCLGYKTPAEVFRQKLLAQMRSRG is encoded by the coding sequence ATGAAACGCACCTACTCTCATATAGACCTGAACGAACGCCGGAGGATTGCGCGCTGGCGTCATGCTGGCGTGAGCATCGACATCATCACCGAAGAGCTTGGGCGCCATCGCTCAACGATCTTCCGCGAGGTCCGTCGAAACGCCTACATCGACAAGGAATGGCCCGATCTCAGTGGCTACCATTGCGTGACGGCGCATGACACGGCCTGCGAGCGTCGGACCAAGCTCAGGAAGCTTGCGCGCTTCTCGCATGTCCGCCAATCCGTCATCGAGCGGATCATGCATGGCTGGTCGCCGCAGCAAATCGCGGGTCGGATGCGGCTGGAGCGCCATCCGATCTCCGTCAGCCATGAAACGATCTACAAGTTCGCCTATTCGGTTGACGGACACGCCATCAAGCTCTGGAAACATCTGCCGGAACATCGTGCACGACGTCGGCCGCGGCATGCCAGACGCCGACACGGCCAGCGCTTCAGCCCGGATCTCAACATCTTGCGCCGCCCGGACGTGGTCGCCGATCGAAGGCAGCTCGGACACTGGGAATGCGACCTCATCCAGTTTCGCCAGAAGTTCGGCAAGGCAAACGTGACGTCGCTGGTCGAACGCGTCAGCCGCTTCGCCGTTCTTCTCCGCAACAACGACCGGCAGTCGCGGCCGATTATGCAACGGCTCATCGGCGTGCTGCAGGCCCTGCCCCATCGCGCCCGCCGTTCGATCACCTTCGACCGCGGGACGGAGTTCACCGACTGGGCCTATCTCCAGGCCGGGATCGGCTCTGCGACCTGGTTCTGCGATCCGCAATCACCCTGGCAGAAAGGCACCGTCGAGAATACGAATGGCCGGGCCAGGAAATGGCTTTCGAGGGATGTCGATCCGCTCTCCATCACCGACCATGACCTCAAAGAAATCTGCGATCGATTGAATACGACGCCCCGCAAATGCCTCGGCTACAAAACGCCCGCCGAAGTCTTCCGCCAGAAGCTGCTCGCGCAGATGCGGTCGCGAGGATAG
- a CDS encoding phosphoribosylaminoimidazolesuccinocarboxamide synthase, producing the protein MRILSDAHIPELPNRYKGKVRENYDLPDGSRIIIATDRLSAFDVILTSIPFKGQVLTQTARYWFEETADICPNHVLSYPDPNVVIGTRLDILPVEIVVRGYLAGTTSTSILTKYRKGEREMYGITLPDGLKDNEELPQPIITPTSKAFDGGHDEPLSGAEILAQGLLTAEQWETVSRYALALFARGQARAAERGLILVDTKYEFGTDKDGRIVLADEIHTPDSSRYWIADSYKESFAKGGRPASFDKDFVRAWVTERCDPYKDPIPEIPRDLIEQTSKVYIQAFEQITGKTFTPDLSGDTVLDRIRTNLKPYFA; encoded by the coding sequence TTGCGCATTCTCTCCGACGCCCATATCCCGGAACTGCCGAACCGCTACAAGGGCAAGGTTCGCGAGAATTACGATCTGCCGGACGGCAGCCGCATCATCATCGCGACGGATCGCCTCAGCGCCTTCGACGTCATCCTGACGTCCATTCCCTTCAAGGGCCAGGTGCTGACGCAGACGGCGCGCTACTGGTTCGAGGAAACCGCCGATATCTGCCCGAACCACGTCCTGTCCTATCCCGATCCCAATGTCGTCATCGGCACGCGGCTCGATATCCTTCCCGTCGAGATCGTCGTGCGCGGCTATCTTGCCGGCACCACCAGCACATCGATCCTGACGAAATACCGCAAGGGCGAGCGCGAGATGTACGGCATCACGCTGCCGGACGGCCTCAAGGACAATGAGGAGCTGCCTCAGCCGATCATCACGCCGACCAGCAAGGCCTTCGACGGCGGCCATGACGAGCCGCTGTCCGGCGCGGAAATCCTGGCCCAGGGTCTGCTGACGGCCGAGCAATGGGAAACAGTCTCGCGCTATGCGCTGGCGCTCTTCGCGCGCGGTCAGGCCCGGGCGGCCGAGCGCGGACTGATCCTCGTCGACACCAAATATGAATTCGGCACAGACAAGGACGGTCGCATCGTGCTCGCGGACGAGATCCACACGCCGGATTCGAGCCGCTACTGGATTGCCGACAGCTACAAGGAAAGCTTCGCCAAGGGCGGCCGACCGGCGAGTTTCGACAAGGATTTCGTGCGTGCCTGGGTCACGGAACGGTGCGATCCCTACAAGGATCCGATCCCGGAAATCCCGCGTGACCTCATTGAGCAAACGTCGAAGGTTTACATCCAAGCCTTTGAACAGATTACAGGAAAGACGTTTACGCCCGATCTTTCCGGCGACACGGTTCTCGACCGTATCCGCACCAATCTGAAACCTTACTTCGCCTGA
- a CDS encoding MBL fold metallo-hydrolase — protein MAYVRRFTILGCGSSPGVPRITGDWGACDSANPKNRRTRAAFLVEQFGPDGKTTVVIDTGPDFRTQMIAAGVTSIDAVLYTHPHADHIHGIDDIRGFVLHNHQQVPIWADAATMERIREGFGYCLKTPPGSMYPPIVTENLIDPMDAPVTIEGAGGAITFQPLLQVHGSIHSLGFRIGDVAYCSDISDFPDETVPRLSGLDALIIDALQYRYHSSHLSLSQALDWIERLNPARAILTHMHVPLDYDAVQKETPAHVEPAYDGLSFETVLSADQAK, from the coding sequence GTGGCCTATGTGCGGCGCTTCACCATTCTCGGCTGCGGCTCGTCTCCTGGCGTGCCGCGCATCACCGGTGACTGGGGTGCCTGCGATTCCGCCAATCCGAAGAACCGCCGCACCCGCGCCGCCTTCCTGGTCGAGCAGTTCGGGCCGGACGGCAAGACGACGGTCGTCATCGATACCGGGCCGGATTTCCGCACGCAGATGATCGCTGCTGGCGTGACGAGCATCGACGCCGTGCTCTACACCCACCCGCATGCCGACCATATCCACGGCATCGACGATATTCGCGGATTCGTGCTGCACAACCACCAGCAGGTGCCGATCTGGGCCGACGCGGCGACGATGGAGCGCATCCGCGAGGGCTTCGGCTATTGCCTGAAAACGCCGCCCGGCAGCATGTATCCGCCCATCGTGACGGAGAACCTGATCGACCCGATGGATGCGCCGGTGACCATCGAAGGGGCAGGGGGCGCTATCACGTTCCAGCCCCTCCTCCAGGTGCACGGCTCGATCCATTCGCTCGGCTTCCGCATCGGCGACGTCGCCTATTGTAGCGATATCAGCGATTTTCCGGACGAGACCGTTCCGCGCCTTTCCGGTCTCGACGCGCTGATTATCGACGCGCTGCAGTACCGCTACCATTCGAGCCATCTGTCGCTCAGCCAGGCGCTGGACTGGATCGAGCGGCTGAACCCGGCGCGCGCGATCCTGACCCATATGCATGTGCCGCTCGACTACGACGCCGTGCAAAAGGAAACGCCGGCCCATGTGGAGCCGGCGTATGATGGTCTCAGCTTCGAAACCGTGCTTTCCGCAGATCAGGCGAAGTAA
- a CDS encoding TatD family hydrolase, translating into MLIDTHCHLDFPDFEAERDDIVARAHAAGVKQMITISTRVRKFPAILAIAEKYPSVFCSVGTHPHNADEELDIPVSELIELSKHPRVVAIGEAGLDYYYDNAPRDAQAIGLRNHITAARETGLPLVIHSRSADEDMAAILTEETGKGAFPFLLHCFSSGAELARVGVELGGYVSFSGILTFPKSEELREIAKTVPLERMLVETDAPYLAPKPFRGKRNEPAYTAHTAAVLAETVGVSADEIARITTENAFRIFSKMPRV; encoded by the coding sequence ATGCTGATCGATACGCATTGCCATCTGGATTTCCCGGATTTCGAGGCGGAGCGCGACGATATCGTCGCGCGCGCACACGCGGCCGGCGTGAAGCAGATGATCACCATCTCGACGCGGGTGCGGAAGTTCCCGGCGATCCTGGCGATTGCGGAAAAATACCCGTCGGTGTTCTGCTCGGTCGGCACGCATCCGCATAATGCGGATGAGGAACTGGATATTCCGGTTTCCGAGCTGATCGAACTCTCGAAACATCCGCGCGTGGTGGCGATAGGCGAGGCGGGTCTCGATTATTACTATGACAATGCGCCGCGCGATGCGCAGGCTATCGGCCTGCGTAACCATATCACCGCCGCCCGCGAAACCGGCCTGCCGCTCGTCATCCACAGCCGCTCGGCGGATGAGGACATGGCGGCGATCCTGACCGAGGAAACGGGGAAGGGGGCCTTTCCCTTCCTGCTGCATTGCTTCTCCTCCGGCGCCGAGCTGGCGCGCGTTGGCGTGGAGCTGGGCGGCTACGTCTCCTTCTCCGGCATCCTGACCTTCCCGAAATCGGAAGAGCTGCGGGAGATCGCGAAGACCGTGCCGCTGGAGCGCATGCTGGTGGAGACCGACGCACCCTACCTTGCGCCAAAACCCTTCCGCGGCAAGCGCAACGAGCCGGCCTATACGGCGCATACGGCGGCGGTGCTCGCCGAAACCGTCGGCGTCAGCGCGGATGAGATCGCCCGCATCACCACTGAAAACGCCTTCCGCATCTTCTCGAAGATGCCGCGGGTGTAG
- the metG gene encoding methionine--tRNA ligase encodes MTDTSRFYITTAISYPNGKPHIGHAYELIATDAMARFQRLDGRDVFFLTGTDEHGQKMQQTARKEGISPRELADRNSQEFRDMAVLLNASNDDFIRTTEERHYEACAEIWRRMAANGDIYKGGYAGWYSVRDEAYYQENETEKREDGVRYGPQGTPVEWVEEESYFFKLSAYQDKLLKHYEENPDFIGPAERRNEVISFVKSGLKDLSVSRTTFDWGIPVPGDPDHVMYVWVDALTNYITATGYMTDPEGPRAKYWPANIHIIGKDIIRFHAVYWPAFLMSAGLPLPGRVFAHGFLLNKGEKMSKSLGNVVDPVNLVSHFGLDPIRYFFLREVSFGQDGSYSEEGIATRINSDLANGIGNLASRSLSMIVKNCDGKVPECGDLSEADSAMLASVDALHAITREEMGKQQIHKALAAIIAVVSEADRYFAGEAPWALKKTDPVRMGTVLYVTAEVVRQIAILLQPFMPESGCKLLNLVAAPADKRDFAALGEAGRLVSGTPLEAPAPVFPRYVAPEA; translated from the coding sequence ATGACCGATACGTCCCGCTTTTACATCACGACCGCCATTTCCTATCCGAACGGCAAGCCGCATATCGGCCATGCCTACGAGCTGATCGCCACGGATGCCATGGCGCGCTTCCAGCGGCTCGATGGGCGCGATGTCTTCTTCCTGACCGGCACGGACGAGCACGGCCAGAAGATGCAGCAGACGGCGCGCAAGGAAGGCATTTCCCCGCGTGAGCTTGCGGACCGGAATTCGCAAGAATTCAGGGATATGGCCGTTCTTCTTAATGCATCGAACGATGATTTCATCCGCACGACCGAAGAGCGTCACTACGAGGCCTGCGCCGAAATCTGGCGCCGCATGGCCGCCAATGGCGATATCTACAAGGGCGGCTATGCCGGCTGGTATTCCGTGCGCGACGAAGCCTACTACCAGGAGAACGAGACGGAGAAGCGCGAGGACGGCGTTCGCTACGGCCCGCAGGGCACGCCCGTCGAGTGGGTGGAGGAGGAGAGCTACTTCTTCAAGCTTTCCGCCTACCAGGACAAGCTGCTGAAGCACTACGAGGAGAACCCGGACTTCATCGGCCCGGCCGAGCGTCGCAACGAGGTGATCTCCTTCGTCAAGTCCGGCCTCAAGGACCTGTCGGTCTCGCGCACCACCTTCGACTGGGGCATTCCGGTTCCCGGCGACCCGGATCACGTCATGTATGTCTGGGTGGATGCGCTGACCAACTACATCACCGCGACCGGCTACATGACCGATCCCGAGGGGCCGCGTGCGAAATACTGGCCGGCGAATATCCATATCATCGGCAAGGACATTATCCGCTTCCATGCCGTTTACTGGCCCGCGTTCCTGATGTCGGCCGGCCTGCCGCTGCCCGGGCGCGTCTTCGCCCACGGCTTCCTGCTCAACAAGGGCGAGAAGATGTCGAAGTCGCTTGGCAACGTGGTCGACCCGGTCAACCTCGTCAGCCATTTCGGCCTCGATCCGATCCGCTATTTCTTCCTGCGCGAAGTCTCCTTCGGCCAGGACGGCAGCTATAGCGAAGAGGGCATTGCGACCCGGATCAATTCCGACCTTGCCAACGGCATCGGCAACCTTGCCAGCCGCTCGCTGTCGATGATCGTCAAGAACTGCGACGGCAAAGTGCCGGAATGCGGCGACCTTTCTGAAGCCGATAGCGCGATGCTCGCCTCCGTCGATGCATTGCATGCGATCACGCGCGAGGAGATGGGCAAGCAGCAGATCCACAAAGCGCTGGCGGCGATCATCGCCGTCGTCTCCGAGGCGGATCGCTATTTCGCCGGCGAAGCGCCCTGGGCGCTGAAGAAGACCGATCCCGTGCGCATGGGCACCGTGCTCTATGTGACGGCGGAAGTGGTGCGGCAGATCGCGATCCTGCTGCAGCCCTTCATGCCGGAATCGGGCTGCAAGCTGCTGAACCTCGTCGCCGCGCCTGCCGACAAGCGCGACTTTGCAGCCCTCGGCGAAGCCGGTCGTCTTGTCAGCGGCACACCGCTGGAAGCCCCGGCGCCGGTCTTTCCGCGCTATGTCGCTCCCGAGGCCTGA
- a CDS encoding DNA polymerase III subunit delta' — protein MSEERPGILDGAVHPAEQRKLFGHADAEDFLARSYRSGKGHHAILIEGPEGIGKATLAFRFANHVLHHPEPAEAPEAIGDPSRASPITRQLVAGASHNLLHLTRPVDEKTGKVKSAITVDEVRKAGKFLAQTSGTGNWRIVIIDPADDLNRNAANAILKILEEPPRRSLFLVLTHAPGKLLPTIRSRCLPLALSPLSEADLSAALDSLGAAPSGPRAGDVLSAAHGSVSEALKLVNYGGFDIVEAFRTIVEAPTEPPRRDVHKLADVLSAKDSDTVFSFFCQHATDFVTDTARSAALSGNLARADRLAQLSSQLGERIGIAQGYNLDRKQTIISVLDDIRASL, from the coding sequence GTGAGCGAGGAACGTCCCGGCATTCTCGACGGCGCGGTGCATCCTGCCGAGCAGAGGAAGCTCTTCGGCCATGCCGATGCCGAGGATTTTCTGGCGCGCTCCTACCGTTCCGGCAAGGGCCACCACGCGATCCTGATCGAGGGGCCGGAAGGCATCGGCAAGGCGACGCTCGCCTTCCGCTTCGCCAATCACGTGCTGCACCACCCCGAGCCTGCGGAGGCGCCGGAGGCGATCGGCGATCCGTCGCGTGCATCGCCCATCACCCGCCAGCTTGTCGCCGGGGCCTCGCATAACCTTCTCCACCTGACCCGGCCGGTCGACGAGAAGACCGGCAAGGTGAAGTCCGCGATCACCGTGGATGAAGTACGCAAGGCCGGGAAATTTCTTGCGCAGACGTCCGGCACGGGCAATTGGCGCATCGTCATCATCGATCCGGCGGACGACCTCAACCGCAATGCCGCCAATGCCATCCTCAAGATTCTGGAGGAACCGCCGAGGCGTTCGCTCTTCCTCGTGCTGACCCACGCGCCGGGCAAGCTGCTGCCGACCATCCGCTCGCGCTGCCTGCCGCTTGCGCTGTCGCCCCTGTCCGAAGCCGACCTTTCCGCAGCGCTCGACAGCCTCGGCGCCGCGCCATCCGGCCCGCGGGCAGGGGATGTGCTTTCCGCCGCCCACGGCAGCGTTTCCGAAGCGCTCAAGCTGGTGAACTACGGCGGCTTCGATATCGTGGAGGCTTTTCGGACCATCGTCGAGGCACCGACCGAGCCGCCGCGCCGCGACGTGCACAAGCTGGCCGACGTGCTTTCGGCCAAGGATAGCGACACCGTCTTCTCCTTCTTCTGCCAGCACGCCACCGATTTCGTGACCGACACGGCCCGCAGCGCCGCCCTTTCCGGGAACCTCGCCCGCGCCGACCGGCTCGCCCAGCTTTCCTCGCAGCTCGGTGAGCGCATCGGCATCGCCCAGGGCTACAATCTCGACCGCAAGCAGACGATCATCAGCGTGCTGGACGACATCCGGGCGTCGCTTTAA
- the tmk gene encoding dTMP kinase: MSAAQGLFVTFEGGEGAGKSTQIRLLADALRARGLTVLMTREPGGSKGAEAVRHVLLSGAAEPYGIRMEAILFAAARSDHVEQVIRPALAAGSIVLCDRFMDSSRVYQGVTGNLEQPFIEALERVAINGVVPDCTIIFDLPASVGLERARKRAGGGPGEQPDRFEKEELETHEKRREAFLDIAAREPLRCRVIDATRTQEAIAAEVLAIVEPLLPIVAQSHPERVS; the protein is encoded by the coding sequence TTGTCGGCCGCACAGGGTTTGTTTGTCACGTTCGAAGGCGGCGAGGGCGCCGGGAAGTCGACGCAAATCCGGCTTCTGGCAGACGCCTTGCGCGCGCGCGGGCTGACCGTGCTGATGACGCGGGAGCCCGGCGGCTCGAAGGGCGCGGAGGCCGTGCGCCATGTCCTTCTCTCCGGCGCGGCCGAACCCTATGGCATCCGCATGGAAGCGATCCTCTTCGCCGCCGCGCGCAGCGACCATGTCGAGCAGGTCATCCGCCCGGCGCTCGCCGCCGGCAGCATCGTGCTGTGCGACCGGTTCATGGATTCCTCACGCGTCTACCAGGGCGTGACCGGCAATCTGGAGCAGCCCTTCATCGAGGCGCTGGAGCGCGTGGCGATCAACGGCGTCGTGCCGGATTGCACGATCATCTTCGATCTTCCCGCATCGGTGGGTCTGGAGCGCGCCCGCAAGCGCGCCGGCGGCGGCCCCGGCGAGCAGCCCGACCGCTTCGAGAAGGAAGAGTTGGAAACGCACGAGAAGCGCCGCGAAGCCTTCCTCGACATCGCAGCGCGCGAGCCGCTGCGCTGCCGTGTGATCGATGCCACGAGGACGCAGGAGGCGATTGCCGCCGAGGTGCTGGCCATCGTCGAGCCGCTGCTGCCGATCGTTGCGCAGAGCCACCCGGAGCGCGTCTCGTGA